From the genome of Fimbriimonadaceae bacterium, one region includes:
- the hisI gene encoding phosphoribosyl-AMP cyclohydrolase has translation MSSALTDVINQIKFNSDGLVPAIVQDHENGQVLMMAWMNREAVVATVETKRCTFWSRSREKFWIKGETSGHFQFVKRIAVDCDMDTLLVWVEQVGAACHENYRSCFFRDLDEEGLKVNAERVR, from the coding sequence ATGTCCAGCGCTCTCACCGACGTAATCAACCAAATTAAGTTCAATTCCGATGGCCTCGTCCCCGCTATCGTGCAAGACCATGAGAACGGGCAGGTGTTGATGATGGCTTGGATGAATCGTGAGGCGGTGGTGGCAACGGTCGAGACCAAACGATGTACGTTTTGGAGTCGGTCGAGGGAGAAATTCTGGATCAAAGGCGAGACCAGTGGGCACTTCCAGTTTGTAAAGCGGATTGCCGTGGACTGTGACATGGATACGCTGCTCGTCTGGGTTGAGCAAGTGGGCGCGGCGTGCCACGAAAATTACCGGTCTTGCTTCTTTAGAGATTTGGATGAGGAAGGCTTAAAAGTCAACGCTGAACGAGTGCGTTAA
- the prfA gene encoding peptide chain release factor 1: protein MLAKLEGIEKRFEQVEADLQNPSITSNISELQRLGKESSDLQEIVGLIRQYKKALDDLKEIEDLLNDSDPETREFAQVELEPTKEKVSQLEDQLKLMLVPKDPMDDKPVIIEIRPAAGGDEAALFAGDLFRMYTRYAERRKWKYEVSDILESGIGGLDRVTFSIDAKGAYSQLKHESGVHRVQRVPKTESGGRIHTSTVTVAVLPEADDVDIEIKDDDLEISTFRSSSAGGQHMQKNETAIRIVHKPTGTVVTCQDQRSQQQNKLQGMSVLRAKIYQAEQERLAKERGELRKGQIGSGDRSEKIRTYNFPQSRITDHRIGFDVHNTVTFMDGDIQAMLDALSQDEQARRLAEEESAE, encoded by the coding sequence ATGCTCGCTAAGCTCGAAGGGATTGAAAAACGCTTTGAACAGGTCGAAGCGGATCTTCAAAATCCTTCGATCACCTCCAACATTTCCGAACTCCAACGCCTCGGCAAAGAAAGCTCCGACCTCCAAGAGATTGTTGGGCTTATTCGCCAATACAAAAAAGCTCTTGATGACCTCAAAGAGATCGAAGACCTGCTCAACGACTCCGACCCCGAAACACGCGAGTTTGCCCAGGTCGAGCTAGAGCCGACCAAAGAGAAAGTCTCACAGCTTGAAGATCAGCTCAAGCTGATGCTCGTCCCCAAAGACCCGATGGACGACAAGCCAGTTATCATCGAAATCCGGCCCGCTGCCGGAGGAGACGAAGCCGCGCTTTTCGCCGGTGACCTCTTCAGGATGTATACGCGCTATGCCGAACGCCGAAAGTGGAAGTACGAAGTCAGCGATATTTTGGAGTCTGGGATCGGTGGCTTAGACCGTGTCACGTTCAGCATCGACGCCAAGGGCGCCTACAGCCAGCTCAAGCACGAAAGCGGTGTGCACCGGGTTCAGCGCGTCCCCAAGACCGAAAGCGGCGGCCGCATCCACACTTCGACAGTGACCGTTGCTGTTCTTCCCGAAGCGGATGATGTCGATATCGAGATCAAAGACGATGACCTTGAGATCTCTACGTTTCGTTCAAGCTCTGCGGGCGGGCAGCACATGCAAAAGAACGAAACCGCAATTCGAATCGTCCATAAGCCCACCGGAACGGTCGTTACTTGCCAAGACCAGCGTAGCCAACAGCAAAACAAGCTTCAGGGCATGTCGGTTCTTCGCGCCAAGATTTATCAGGCGGAACAAGAGCGCCTTGCAAAGGAGCGCGGCGAACTGCGCAAAGGGCAGATCGGCTCAGGAGACCGCTCCGAGAAAATCCGAACCTATAACTTCCCACAATCCCGCATCACCGACCACCGGATCGGATTTGATGTTCATAACACCGTAACCTTTATGGACGGAGATATTCAGGCGATGCTGGACGCGCTTTCACAAGACGAGCAAGCACGGAGATTGGCAGAGGAAGAAAGCGCAGAGTAA
- a CDS encoding type II toxin-antitoxin system RelE/ParE family toxin: protein MDEVQPERLVLLTEAAMLDLASIDNATASNWGDEQANRYTAFLQETLQSLATNPSIGRTIQQYPELMMYLAKIRNRRSAHGHRIVYRQISGGIRIIRILHTAMQWEDHIASTQSN, encoded by the coding sequence ATGGATGAAGTCCAACCAGAGCGCTTAGTTCTGCTCACAGAGGCAGCGATGCTTGATCTCGCCTCTATCGACAATGCTACAGCCTCAAACTGGGGCGATGAACAGGCAAACCGGTACACCGCCTTCTTGCAAGAGACGCTTCAGAGCCTTGCTACCAACCCGTCGATTGGTCGTACAATTCAACAATATCCCGAATTGATGATGTACCTCGCGAAGATCCGAAACAGGCGCTCTGCGCACGGTCACAGAATTGTCTACAGACAGATCAGCGGCGGCATTCGTATCATACGAATCCTTCATACAGCGATGCAATGGGAAGATCACATCGCCTCAACTCAATCAAACTAG
- the lpxA gene encoding acyl-ACP--UDP-N-acetylglucosamine O-acyltransferase, whose protein sequence is MPTIHALAHVDPSAQIAANVEIGPFCYIEGGVTIGSDCKLDSHVTIKSGTTIGERNFFGQGSVIGGPPQDRKYKGEPTFLTIGNDNIFREYVTIHRASGEGNTTVVGNDCFLMAYCHLGHNVVLHDHVTMANNVGLSGHVTVEEMANIGGMVGIHQFVRIGKIAMVGGFGKIVRDIPPFMLYSSGDEQVADINAVGLRRIGVTQPVRMGLHKACKLLFKSELGLSHALEIVRKEVDSSVELEYLLAFLERLFKGKNGRGDQR, encoded by the coding sequence TTGCCAACCATACACGCCCTTGCTCACGTAGACCCCTCGGCGCAGATCGCGGCTAATGTCGAGATCGGCCCGTTTTGCTACATTGAGGGTGGTGTCACCATTGGGTCGGATTGCAAACTCGATTCCCACGTGACCATCAAAAGCGGCACCACGATCGGCGAGCGCAACTTCTTTGGGCAAGGTTCGGTCATCGGCGGCCCTCCGCAGGACCGCAAATACAAAGGCGAACCCACGTTTCTCACCATCGGCAACGACAACATTTTCCGCGAATATGTGACCATCCACCGTGCCTCGGGCGAAGGCAACACCACGGTGGTGGGTAATGATTGCTTTTTGATGGCCTATTGCCATCTTGGCCATAACGTCGTCTTGCACGACCATGTGACCATGGCAAACAATGTCGGACTTTCTGGACACGTCACCGTCGAAGAGATGGCCAACATCGGAGGAATGGTCGGCATCCACCAGTTTGTGCGCATTGGAAAGATCGCGATGGTGGGCGGCTTCGGAAAGATCGTTCGAGACATCCCCCCGTTTATGCTGTATAGCTCCGGAGACGAGCAGGTTGCCGACATCAACGCCGTCGGTCTTCGCCGGATTGGTGTCACCCAGCCTGTGCGAATGGGTCTGCATAAAGCCTGCAAGCTTCTCTTTAAGTCAGAGCTTGGCCTATCCCATGCGCTGGAGATCGTTCGCAAGGAGGTTGATTCCAGCGTGGAGCTTGAGTACCTCCTGGCATTTCTTGAACGGCTGTTCAAGGGTAAGAACGGTCGCGGCGACCAGAGATGA
- the fabZ gene encoding 3-hydroxyacyl-ACP dehydratase FabZ, with amino-acid sequence MDFIRGVSCRRSTRPKIGGNRRLPGILHPVQADDLTMPMNIERILAYLPHRYPMLLVDRILEIEPGKSIKGLKCVTFNEQFFQGHYPGMPVMPGVLIIEAMAQVGAVLLLSDPKLGGLVPLIGSIDNVKLRRPVIPGDRLVSVAEIAWIKGVIGKVIVSATVDDQRVAEAEIICKLVPREE; translated from the coding sequence ATGGATTTCATTCGGGGAGTTTCATGCAGGCGATCAACACGCCCAAAGATCGGGGGCAACCGCCGACTGCCGGGTATTCTTCACCCCGTGCAAGCGGACGACCTCACGATGCCCATGAATATCGAGAGAATCCTGGCGTACCTGCCGCATCGCTACCCGATGCTTCTCGTCGACCGGATTCTTGAGATTGAACCTGGGAAGTCGATCAAAGGCCTTAAATGCGTTACGTTTAACGAGCAGTTTTTTCAAGGCCATTATCCAGGGATGCCAGTCATGCCCGGCGTTCTCATCATCGAAGCAATGGCCCAAGTCGGTGCGGTGCTTTTGTTGAGCGACCCCAAACTTGGTGGACTCGTCCCACTCATCGGTTCTATCGACAATGTGAAGCTCCGAAGACCCGTCATTCCTGGTGACCGCTTGGTCAGTGTCGCCGAGATTGCTTGGATCAAAGGCGTCATCGGTAAAGTCATCGTCTCGGCGACCGTCGACGACCAGCGTGTCGCAGAGGCTGAGATCATCTGCAAGCTGGTACCGAGGGAAGAGTAG
- a CDS encoding extracellular solute-binding protein codes for MKSLRVLAAFLCLFSGFAMAQERQKVIVWGVKLGPTTKGLEAVVREFERRNPDVKLVVTTMGAGGMNPQKLMTAIVGKVPPDVIAQDRFTLADWASRGAFQPLDELIARDAGKDPLTPTPDQFYTPAWDEAKYDGKIYGIPTEADNRILYYNKEIFRKKAKELRAAGLDPDRAPRTWSEILAYSKVLTEYNKDGSIKIAGFLPNYGNVWLYMYAFQNNANFMSADGSTCTMATPEAAEALAFMVKGYDAVGGYQNALNFQSGFLSDLNDSFVIGKVAMKIDGEWIIRNLARYGPKLDFGAAPPPVPDDRFHKRGRFADEPDQFVTWMGGFSYAIPTGARNRDGAWRFIKWATSLEGRLVDMREQKAWETRLGREYVPPLSAHIQASEIGATEFTPTDPRIQSAKKLSVELQPFARYRPKTVVAQMLWDEHVRAVENACLKKMTPMEALQKGQDTVNRELKEINSQKDYPVVSSNLPVWIASTVIALAIMAGVIAFMRKRIGRLERTEAKWAYFFISPWIIGFLVLTIGPMIASLFYSFTMWNVLGEAHWVGVKNYADLAGYDRDNVTKSLANVFYLGGIGVPLSLMTGLAVAMLLNAAVRGMRFYRTLFYMPSIVPIVASAVLWAWILASDPTKGLMNSWWQSTIGEWFGTTPPGWLNAETWAKPALIVQGLWGAGGGMILWLAGLKGISNTLYEASSLDGASPTKQFFFVTLPQLSPVIFFNTVMGFIGALQEFDRVYIMKPADSTGAGPADSLLVPVYLLFTNGFSYFKMGYASAIAWGIFAVILILTGIQFKLAPKWVHYEVEK; via the coding sequence ATGAAATCCTTACGGGTCCTCGCTGCCTTCTTGTGCCTGTTCTCAGGCTTTGCGATGGCCCAAGAACGTCAGAAGGTGATCGTGTGGGGAGTGAAGCTTGGCCCGACTACGAAGGGGCTTGAAGCAGTTGTCCGCGAGTTTGAGCGTCGAAATCCCGACGTCAAGCTGGTCGTAACCACGATGGGCGCGGGCGGAATGAACCCGCAAAAGCTGATGACTGCCATCGTTGGAAAGGTGCCCCCCGACGTCATCGCCCAAGACCGCTTTACGCTTGCCGATTGGGCTAGCCGTGGCGCCTTCCAGCCGCTTGACGAACTCATCGCTCGCGATGCTGGCAAAGACCCTCTCACCCCCACGCCAGACCAGTTCTACACGCCCGCCTGGGATGAGGCGAAGTACGACGGCAAAATCTATGGCATTCCCACGGAAGCCGACAACCGGATTCTCTACTACAACAAAGAGATCTTTCGCAAGAAAGCGAAGGAGCTCCGTGCGGCTGGGCTCGATCCCGACCGTGCGCCGAGAACGTGGTCGGAGATTCTGGCTTACTCCAAAGTTCTGACCGAATACAACAAAGACGGCTCGATCAAGATCGCCGGTTTTTTGCCCAACTACGGCAACGTTTGGCTCTACATGTACGCGTTCCAGAACAACGCAAACTTCATGAGCGCAGACGGTTCCACTTGCACCATGGCGACCCCCGAAGCTGCGGAGGCTTTGGCCTTTATGGTCAAAGGCTACGATGCAGTGGGCGGATATCAGAACGCGCTGAACTTTCAGAGCGGCTTCTTGAGCGACCTCAACGACTCTTTCGTCATCGGCAAAGTTGCGATGAAGATCGACGGTGAGTGGATTATCCGCAACCTCGCTCGGTACGGACCGAAGTTGGATTTTGGCGCGGCACCACCGCCCGTACCGGATGACCGCTTTCACAAGCGCGGAAGATTCGCCGACGAGCCCGATCAATTTGTGACCTGGATGGGCGGCTTTTCTTACGCCATCCCGACGGGAGCGCGCAACCGCGACGGCGCATGGCGATTCATCAAATGGGCTACGAGCTTGGAGGGAAGGCTTGTCGATATGCGCGAGCAGAAAGCGTGGGAGACTCGGCTGGGCCGAGAGTACGTACCGCCGCTCTCAGCTCATATTCAGGCATCGGAGATCGGCGCAACGGAGTTCACACCAACCGACCCTCGAATTCAGTCTGCAAAGAAACTGTCGGTTGAGCTTCAACCTTTCGCACGATACCGACCCAAGACAGTTGTTGCTCAGATGCTGTGGGATGAGCACGTGCGCGCTGTCGAGAACGCATGCCTCAAGAAGATGACGCCGATGGAGGCTCTTCAAAAGGGGCAGGACACCGTGAATCGCGAGCTAAAGGAGATTAACTCGCAAAAGGATTACCCGGTGGTGAGCAGCAATCTGCCGGTTTGGATCGCCTCAACCGTGATCGCGCTAGCGATCATGGCAGGAGTTATCGCTTTCATGAGAAAGCGAATCGGACGTCTTGAGCGAACCGAGGCAAAGTGGGCGTATTTCTTCATTTCTCCCTGGATTATCGGATTTCTGGTCCTGACAATCGGGCCGATGATCGCCTCGCTGTTCTACAGCTTCACGATGTGGAATGTCCTTGGAGAGGCTCACTGGGTGGGGGTCAAGAACTACGCGGACCTTGCTGGATACGACCGCGACAACGTAACGAAGTCGCTCGCTAACGTCTTCTACCTGGGTGGGATTGGAGTTCCACTCAGCTTGATGACGGGCCTTGCTGTGGCGATGCTCCTCAACGCAGCGGTGCGGGGCATGCGGTTCTACCGGACGCTCTTTTACATGCCCTCCATCGTTCCAATTGTGGCCTCGGCAGTGTTGTGGGCATGGATCCTTGCAAGTGATCCAACCAAGGGGCTGATGAACTCGTGGTGGCAATCGACCATTGGGGAATGGTTTGGAACGACACCGCCCGGCTGGCTGAACGCCGAGACTTGGGCTAAGCCAGCCCTCATCGTTCAGGGGCTATGGGGAGCAGGCGGTGGCATGATTCTGTGGCTTGCTGGGCTGAAGGGCATCTCGAACACGCTCTATGAAGCCTCAAGCCTGGACGGGGCTTCACCCACGAAACAGTTCTTCTTCGTAACACTCCCCCAACTTAGTCCGGTCATCTTTTTTAACACCGTGATGGGTTTTATTGGAGCCTTGCAAGAGTTCGACCGGGTTTACATCATGAAGCCAGCCGACTCTACTGGCGCGGGTCCTGCCGATTCACTGTTGGTGCCTGTGTATCTGCTTTTCACCAACGGCTTTAGCTACTTCAAGATGGGTTATGCCTCGGCAATCGCCTGGGGCATTTTTGCGGTGATTCTGATCTTGACGGGCATCCAGTTCAAGCTCGCTCCGAAGTGGGTTCACTATGAGGTGGAGAAGTAG
- the pheT gene encoding phenylalanine--tRNA ligase subunit beta → MKFPISMLYDYVQTSLSAEQVGDLLTMATFELEGIEDVEGDPVLDIKVVSNRGDGLSVFGLAREVLAKDASAQATDLYKSAQNRFKMVDESATETAQRASVKIESSDCLRYGCRLFESIDNGDSPEWLQKRIRQCGQRPISLLVDLTNYVMIELGQPLHAFDFDKLAGHRIIVRQATPGEKLVTLDEVEHELLPNQLMICDAEKPVGVGGVMGGLETEVSDSTKVVLLESANFLNTSVRKTRKLMNLNTEASYRFERSVDPESVVAALNRFAQLLEQIQPSAKIIPGVVDEYPGKPEPRSTTVRVSRATKLLGMPISAEDAKRYLERLGFGISGDGEPFDVVIPTWRPDVVREIDVVEEIGRVHGFDKIPDVLPVGTTTQGGVVGITKLKMRLRELVLRCGYHEIVSHALRDVSPLDFSDEYRLAVRNPHSPEMAYLRDSVLPCLADAAKRNGAKDIHLFEIGQVFIKGEVQVDESPELGFLSIGALTARHWHGSKPAEADFYSAKGVIDYIAQSLGIEIGFRPPKNPDRRFHPTRQSGVLVNDGKLWVGTIGQIHPDVAAEVGLPTNTIMGELDLSVLATEKPTDPQLKQFSRNPAVRRDMSFGIAKSVGFSSVETVIREACGDVLEKLWLFDRYEGPGIPEGQHSLSVALQLRKLGENFTDEEANQVRDRAVQALASLGATPR, encoded by the coding sequence ATGAAGTTCCCGATCTCGATGCTTTACGATTACGTGCAGACCTCGCTTTCTGCTGAGCAGGTAGGCGATCTGCTGACCATGGCGACCTTTGAACTGGAAGGGATTGAGGATGTTGAGGGCGATCCGGTTCTGGATATCAAGGTCGTCTCCAACCGTGGGGACGGCCTTTCTGTCTTCGGGCTCGCTCGCGAAGTCCTTGCCAAGGACGCAAGTGCCCAAGCCACAGACCTTTACAAGTCAGCCCAAAACCGCTTCAAAATGGTGGACGAGTCGGCAACCGAAACGGCTCAAAGAGCTTCGGTGAAGATTGAATCGAGCGATTGCCTCCGCTATGGCTGCCGACTGTTTGAGAGTATCGACAACGGCGATTCGCCCGAATGGCTCCAGAAACGCATTCGTCAGTGCGGACAGCGCCCCATAAGCCTTCTCGTCGACCTCACAAACTACGTGATGATTGAACTCGGACAGCCACTTCATGCGTTCGACTTCGACAAACTCGCGGGGCATCGAATAATTGTCCGTCAAGCAACGCCTGGAGAGAAGCTCGTCACTTTGGATGAAGTCGAACACGAACTCCTACCGAATCAGCTCATGATCTGCGACGCGGAGAAGCCCGTCGGCGTGGGAGGAGTGATGGGTGGCTTGGAAACTGAGGTCTCAGACAGTACGAAAGTGGTGCTACTGGAGTCGGCGAATTTCTTGAACACGTCGGTCCGTAAAACACGCAAGCTGATGAATCTAAATACGGAAGCATCGTATCGCTTCGAACGAAGCGTCGATCCTGAATCCGTCGTTGCCGCGCTCAATCGCTTTGCTCAGCTCTTGGAGCAGATTCAGCCATCGGCAAAAATCATCCCGGGTGTCGTCGACGAGTATCCGGGTAAGCCCGAGCCGCGATCTACAACGGTGAGGGTCAGCCGGGCAACGAAGTTACTGGGGATGCCGATCTCCGCCGAAGACGCAAAAAGGTACTTGGAGCGTCTTGGCTTTGGAATCTCCGGGGATGGCGAACCGTTCGACGTGGTCATTCCGACATGGAGGCCGGACGTCGTACGCGAAATCGACGTCGTCGAAGAGATTGGACGGGTTCACGGCTTCGACAAAATTCCTGACGTTCTCCCGGTGGGGACCACGACTCAAGGCGGTGTGGTAGGCATCACGAAGCTCAAGATGAGACTGCGAGAGCTTGTTTTGCGGTGTGGCTACCACGAAATTGTCAGCCATGCTCTTCGCGATGTCAGCCCGCTTGATTTTAGCGACGAGTATAGGCTGGCTGTCCGCAATCCCCACTCTCCGGAAATGGCTTACCTCCGCGATAGCGTGTTGCCGTGTCTTGCCGACGCAGCCAAGCGCAATGGAGCGAAGGATATCCATCTTTTCGAGATCGGGCAGGTTTTCATCAAAGGAGAAGTCCAAGTCGATGAGAGCCCCGAGTTGGGCTTCCTCTCCATCGGTGCCCTCACTGCAAGGCACTGGCACGGCAGCAAGCCCGCCGAGGCCGATTTTTATAGCGCCAAAGGCGTCATCGACTATATAGCGCAGTCTCTGGGCATCGAAATCGGGTTCCGACCGCCAAAGAACCCTGACCGACGTTTCCATCCGACTCGCCAATCTGGAGTGCTCGTCAACGACGGCAAGCTGTGGGTTGGCACAATCGGGCAGATCCACCCTGATGTTGCCGCCGAAGTAGGCTTACCGACGAATACGATCATGGGCGAGCTTGACCTTAGCGTTCTGGCGACCGAGAAACCCACCGATCCCCAGCTCAAACAGTTCAGCCGCAATCCGGCAGTGCGTCGAGACATGTCGTTTGGAATCGCCAAGTCCGTGGGCTTCTCGTCGGTTGAGACAGTCATTCGCGAGGCTTGTGGAGATGTGCTGGAGAAGCTTTGGCTTTTCGATCGGTATGAGGGGCCGGGAATCCCGGAAGGCCAGCATAGCCTATCTGTAGCATTGCAGCTTCGCAAACTCGGCGAAAACTTTACGGACGAGGAAGCGAACCAGGTGCGGGATCGGGCCGTTCAGGCGCTCGCTTCGCTGGGAGCGACGCCGCGCTAA
- a CDS encoding diguanylate cyclase, whose protein sequence is MRTIAVLDGVRLVGALSLYDIPADVPELAKVSDYMRPTGFVVHSEMTIRRLAEEFHTQNLDSAPVVAGEKYLGIATATMLLKELLRTWDPITGLSWSDRLRDWGIDRLKESEELTIIFLDIDDFGLYNKKFGHIVGDRVLQVVAECLRELIDEDRDLLVRYGGDEFVLATVRYQVTAKEFAEAVRERVRVINISDAEEPISLSMGVSGGRRSKERESIHYAATLDNLINLASQDCQVDKLNRKKLKNGFVPEEPRFAVAAAPEEAIVETPEVGIRVDEVFADEANPAGLTTVLLSRGPDVASGVHSRAGGSVVESVVHATAKAIERLTPGIQLLIDDVHLSERENGTKYIAVTGRLVSDGGQMPISAIKPVDNNLSLSAAQTAILAIESSRV, encoded by the coding sequence ATGCGTACCATTGCTGTCCTCGACGGAGTTCGTCTCGTCGGGGCTCTTTCGCTGTATGATATACCTGCAGATGTCCCAGAACTTGCAAAGGTAAGCGACTACATGCGACCCACGGGTTTCGTCGTACATAGCGAGATGACTATCCGGCGTCTCGCCGAAGAATTCCATACCCAGAATCTCGATTCTGCCCCTGTTGTCGCTGGCGAAAAGTACCTTGGTATAGCAACTGCCACAATGCTCCTCAAGGAACTGCTCCGGACGTGGGACCCGATTACCGGCCTGTCCTGGAGCGACCGGCTCCGTGACTGGGGAATTGATCGCCTCAAAGAAAGCGAAGAGCTGACCATCATCTTCCTCGATATCGACGACTTCGGTCTGTATAACAAGAAGTTCGGACACATCGTAGGCGACCGCGTTCTTCAAGTTGTTGCCGAATGCCTTCGGGAACTCATCGACGAAGACCGAGACCTGCTCGTACGTTACGGTGGCGACGAATTCGTACTTGCGACAGTCCGCTATCAAGTCACCGCAAAAGAGTTCGCCGAAGCCGTGCGCGAACGTGTGCGCGTTATCAACATCAGCGACGCCGAAGAACCCATCTCACTCTCGATGGGTGTCTCGGGTGGACGTAGGAGCAAAGAGCGAGAAAGCATTCACTACGCTGCTACACTGGACAACCTCATCAACCTCGCCAGCCAAGACTGTCAGGTTGACAAGCTAAACCGCAAGAAGCTCAAGAACGGATTCGTCCCCGAAGAGCCACGATTTGCCGTAGCTGCCGCTCCAGAAGAAGCAATCGTCGAAACTCCAGAGGTTGGAATTCGAGTTGATGAAGTGTTCGCCGACGAGGCGAACCCCGCAGGGTTGACAACTGTTTTGCTTAGCCGCGGCCCGGACGTCGCTTCCGGCGTCCACTCAAGGGCAGGCGGATCGGTCGTCGAATCGGTGGTTCACGCGACTGCCAAAGCCATCGAACGGCTCACGCCAGGAATACAACTGCTCATCGACGACGTACACCTCTCCGAGCGCGAGAACGGCACCAAGTACATTGCGGTAACCGGACGCCTTGTCAGCGATGGCGGACAAATGCCGATCTCGGCCATCAAACCCGTTGACAACAACCTCAGCCTTAGCGCAGCTCAAACCGCGATTTTGGCGATAGAATCTTCGCGCGTTTAA
- a CDS encoding cytochrome c family protein, which translates to MLAALTTIAGGWAIQAKPDTPFVVVLGGDTDGYLSPCGCTKPMSGGITRRATAVRSLIGERQGMYLENGAFVHGHSRQDELKAEALAETLKAMNATAIHYSFPESQLGPGMLLAMQQLSDDRLVTSSIATSSTFNVPQTIPKGPFLIGAVDPRADSMASALREKAIGVDTAITNLLNEAERAGLQPILMLQAGRDVAVDIAKRFPKLRLIQYRSGSNPPQALEYVGTTAIASPGEKGKHVIRLLYTGGKWTGYAAVKLEPHYDDDKKVKSIYDDYLTRVADEKLLDKLPRIKTDAFSGNAKCGSCHGEALKVWKSSKHAGALKTLEDENHGRDPDCVSCHVVGLESTLGFRSLKETPQLANVGCESCHGPGDKHSLKPEFFKMGKVGEKSCAKCHVPEHSPNFDFESYWKKIKH; encoded by the coding sequence TTGCTTGCAGCCCTGACCACAATTGCTGGAGGCTGGGCGATTCAGGCAAAGCCGGACACGCCCTTTGTCGTCGTGTTGGGTGGCGATACCGATGGCTACCTCTCGCCATGCGGCTGCACGAAGCCGATGTCAGGCGGAATAACGCGAAGGGCGACCGCTGTACGCTCACTCATTGGCGAACGCCAAGGGATGTATCTCGAAAATGGCGCATTTGTCCACGGGCACAGTCGGCAAGATGAGCTCAAGGCAGAAGCTCTCGCCGAAACGCTCAAAGCGATGAACGCAACGGCAATTCACTACTCCTTCCCAGAAAGCCAGCTTGGACCGGGGATGCTCCTTGCAATGCAGCAGCTCTCCGACGATCGGCTGGTCACGTCATCCATCGCTACATCGTCAACTTTCAACGTCCCTCAGACCATTCCAAAAGGGCCGTTTCTGATAGGGGCTGTTGACCCTCGAGCGGATTCGATGGCATCGGCTCTTCGAGAAAAGGCCATCGGAGTAGACACCGCAATAACAAACCTGCTGAATGAGGCAGAGCGGGCCGGTCTGCAGCCTATTCTCATGCTGCAGGCCGGGAGAGATGTAGCTGTAGATATCGCGAAACGATTTCCAAAACTCCGATTGATTCAGTACCGCAGTGGCAGCAACCCTCCCCAAGCGCTCGAATACGTGGGCACGACAGCGATAGCCTCCCCTGGAGAAAAAGGCAAACACGTGATCCGCCTCCTCTACACCGGGGGCAAGTGGACGGGCTATGCTGCCGTCAAACTAGAACCCCACTACGACGACGACAAGAAGGTGAAGTCGATCTATGACGACTACCTGACCCGCGTCGCCGACGAAAAGCTGCTCGATAAGCTGCCGCGCATCAAGACAGACGCATTCTCAGGGAATGCCAAGTGCGGATCGTGTCATGGCGAAGCGCTCAAAGTTTGGAAGTCGTCCAAGCACGCCGGAGCGCTTAAAACACTCGAAGACGAAAACCATGGCCGTGACCCAGATTGTGTTTCTTGCCACGTGGTTGGCCTGGAGAGCACACTTGGCTTCCGATCGCTCAAAGAGACCCCCCAGCTTGCAAACGTGGGCTGTGAGAGCTGCCACGGTCCTGGCGATAAACACTCGCTTAAGCCAGAGTTCTTTAAGATGGGCAAGGTTGGCGAGAAATCATGCGCCAAGTGTCATGTTCCGGAGCACAGCCCGAATTTTGATTTTGAGAGCTACTGGAAGAAGATCAAGCACTGA